One genomic window of Quercus robur chromosome 6, dhQueRobu3.1, whole genome shotgun sequence includes the following:
- the LOC126732468 gene encoding protein PELPK1-like, producing MASCKHAFMLALVVTLSLSSINMSLAARQLLQTPAAPSLPTLPPLPSVPTLPQATLPPLPSTPLPTLPTTTLPPLPSLPKSTLPPLPSTQIPSLPNPSLPTTLPPLPATPLPTIPSTIPSIPTIPTTIPTIPFFSPPPSN from the coding sequence ATGGCTAGTTGCAAGCATGCTTTCATGTTGGCTTTAGTTGTAACACTGTCTTTGTCAAGCATTAATATGAGCTTGGCAGCTCGTCAACTATTGCAAACACCTGCAGCTCCATCTCTGCCAACATTGCCTCCACTGCCCTCAGTTCCAACACTGCCTCAAGCCACATTGCCACCACTGCCAAGCACGCCATTGCCAACTCTGCCAACTACCACACTGCCACCATTGCCGTCACTGCCAAAGTCCACGTTGCCACCATTGCCAAGCACCCAAATCCCCTCCTTACCAAATCCATCTTTGCCAACGACTCTTCCTCCTTTGCCAGCCACTCCATTGCCCACCATCCCTTCAACAATCCCGTCAATCCCTACCATTCCAACTACAATTCCAACAATTCCCTTCTTCTCCCCACCTCCATCAAACTGA
- the LOC126732467 gene encoding protein PELPK1-like isoform X2 translates to MASCKHVFILALIVTVSLSSISMSLAARQLLQTPAAPSLPTLPPLPSVPTLPQATLPPLPSTPLPTLPTTTLPPLPSLPTQPTLPKSTLPPLPSTQIPSLPNPSLPTTLPPLPATPLPTIPTTIPSIPTIPTTIPTIPFFSPPPSN, encoded by the exons ATGGCTAGTTGCAAGCATGTTTTCATTTTGGCATTAATTGTAACAGTGTCTTTGTCAAGCATTAGTATGAGCTTGGCAGCTCGTCAACTACTGCAAACGCCTGCAGCTCCATCTCTGCCAACATTGCCTCCACTGCCCTCAGTGCCAACACTGCCTCAAGCCACATTGC CACCACTGCCTAGCACGCCATTGCCAACTCTGCCAACTACCACACTGCCACCATTGCCGTCACTACCAACTCAACCAACTCTGCCAAAGTCCACGTTGCCACCATTGCCAAGCACCCAAATCCCCTCCTTACCAAATCCATCTTTGCCAACAACTCTTCCTCCTTTGCCAGCCACTCCATTGCCCACCATCCCTACAACAATCCCGTCAATCCCTACCATTCCAACTACAATTCCAACAATTCCCTTCTTCTCCCCACCTCCATCAAACTGA
- the LOC126732467 gene encoding protein PELPK1-like isoform X1, which yields MASCKHVFILALIVTVSLSSISMSLAARQLLQTPAAPSLPTLPPLPSVPTLPQATLPPLPSVPTLPQATLPPLPSTPLPTLPTTTLPPLPSLPTQPTLPKSTLPPLPSTQIPSLPNPSLPTTLPPLPATPLPTIPTTIPSIPTIPTTIPTIPFFSPPPSN from the coding sequence ATGGCTAGTTGCAAGCATGTTTTCATTTTGGCATTAATTGTAACAGTGTCTTTGTCAAGCATTAGTATGAGCTTGGCAGCTCGTCAACTACTGCAAACGCCTGCAGCTCCATCTCTGCCAACATTGCCTCCACTGCCCTCAGTGCCAACACTGCCTCAAGCCACATTGCCTCCACTGCCCTCAGTGCCAACACTGCCTCAAGCCACATTGCCACCACTGCCTAGCACGCCATTGCCAACTCTGCCAACTACCACACTGCCACCATTGCCGTCACTACCAACTCAACCAACTCTGCCAAAGTCCACGTTGCCACCATTGCCAAGCACCCAAATCCCCTCCTTACCAAATCCATCTTTGCCAACAACTCTTCCTCCTTTGCCAGCCACTCCATTGCCCACCATCCCTACAACAATCCCGTCAATCCCTACCATTCCAACTACAATTCCAACAATTCCCTTCTTCTCCCCACCTCCATCAAACTGA